From one Ignavibacteria bacterium genomic stretch:
- the dprA gene encoding DNA-protecting protein DprA, which translates to MIRLVELSLVGKLTNAQRCLLVEKYATAEDALASLGILHFELYQVAEKIITKCQEANVRILSRWHPDFPSRLLVADPMPMLLYVAGNLPPSSVPAIAVVGTRSCTASYGKPVTEKCVELWTKSGCVIVSGLANGIDTIAHEACLRSRGTTVAVIASGHQRISPQSAQHLSKQIVEHGGAVISEYPITVAALPPYFPARNRIISALSDAVVIVESKLTGGALITADFALRQGTPLWAVPGPITGTRSAGCNNLIKTGKAMLLDSAESVLNTLFAGTMHEQFATDKHCYDSIPTDLVKLFGADPIFTETAAQQWNCSIAEALVRLSELEMNGYIRQIPGGRWHLA; encoded by the coding sequence TTGATTCGACTTGTAGAATTATCGTTAGTTGGAAAACTTACCAATGCACAGCGGTGTTTGCTTGTTGAGAAGTATGCTACGGCCGAAGACGCACTGGCATCTCTTGGCATTCTCCATTTTGAATTGTACCAGGTAGCTGAGAAAATCATCACTAAATGTCAGGAAGCCAACGTCCGCATTCTCAGCCGGTGGCACCCCGATTTCCCGTCGCGTCTGCTGGTGGCTGACCCTATGCCAATGCTTCTGTACGTAGCCGGAAACCTTCCGCCATCATCAGTACCGGCTATTGCCGTGGTAGGCACCCGATCGTGTACGGCATCGTATGGTAAACCGGTAACCGAGAAGTGTGTAGAGTTGTGGACAAAATCGGGCTGTGTTATTGTTAGCGGTCTTGCCAACGGGATCGACACCATTGCCCATGAAGCATGTCTGCGTTCGCGCGGTACAACCGTTGCCGTCATAGCAAGCGGACACCAGCGGATTTCGCCTCAGTCGGCACAACACTTGTCAAAGCAAATTGTAGAGCACGGCGGTGCTGTAATCAGTGAATATCCAATCACCGTTGCAGCCCTGCCGCCATATTTTCCGGCCCGCAACCGCATCATCTCTGCATTGAGTGATGCCGTTGTCATTGTCGAAAGCAAGCTCACCGGTGGTGCACTGATCACTGCAGATTTTGCTCTCCGGCAGGGTACCCCGCTATGGGCAGTTCCAGGCCCCATTACAGGTACACGAAGCGCTGGGTGCAACAATCTCATCAAGACCGGGAAAGCCATGCTTCTGGACTCGGCCGAAAGTGTTCTGAACACGCTGTTTGCAGGTACCATGCACGAACAGTTTGCAACTGATAAACATTGTTACGACTCGATCCCTACCGACCTCGTTAAACTCTTTGGTGCTGACCCAATCTTCACTGAAACGGCTGCTCAGCAGTGGAACTGTAGTATTGCGGAAGCACTTGTAAGGTTATCAGAGCTGGAGATGAACGGCTATATTCGCCAGATCCCCGGCGGCCGATGGCATCTTGCCTGA
- a CDS encoding MgtC/SapB family protein — translation MLETSEIATRLVVAALLGALVGIERERKQWTAGLRTHMMVCVGACLIMIVSAFGFSDILGTANVNLDPSRIAAQVVSGIGFIGAGTILFSKQGTVHGLTTASGLWTVAAIGLATGSGMYFAAIATTIIALIILYALRPFEHFYSRKFKRRMLRLTTAPNASNSGIFMYLLNRPDITIENYTLDKTEHECVYDLTISGINGKIANDILQALKDDSTIKEIHWT, via the coding sequence ATGCTTGAAACATCCGAAATTGCAACCCGCCTGGTTGTTGCTGCCCTGCTTGGCGCTCTTGTAGGAATTGAGCGTGAGCGTAAGCAGTGGACGGCCGGTTTACGCACCCACATGATGGTTTGTGTTGGTGCCTGTTTAATCATGATCGTATCGGCATTTGGGTTTTCTGACATCCTGGGAACGGCAAACGTTAATCTGGATCCCTCCCGGATTGCCGCCCAGGTAGTTAGCGGCATTGGATTTATCGGTGCCGGAACCATCCTGTTTTCCAAGCAAGGAACGGTTCATGGTTTAACCACTGCGTCAGGCCTGTGGACTGTTGCCGCAATCGGACTGGCAACCGGCAGCGGGATGTATTTTGCTGCCATTGCCACAACCATCATCGCACTGATTATCCTGTACGCACTGCGTCCGTTTGAGCACTTCTACTCCAGGAAATTCAAGCGGCGAATGCTCCGTTTAACAACCGCACCCAATGCCAGCAACTCCGGCATTTTCATGTACCTGCTAAACCGCCCCGACATCACGATCGAGAACTACACACTCGACAAAACCGAGCATGAATGTGTATATGATTTAACAATTTCTGGTATTAACGGTAAGATTGCCAATGACATATTACAGGCGCTGAAAGATGATTCAACGATTAAGGAAATTCACTGGACGTAG
- a CDS encoding CusA/CzcA family heavy metal efflux RND transporter, whose translation MFNRIIAFSVANPLIIGIGVLALCIWGIVSFSALPIDAVPDITNNQVQIVTLSPALAPQEIERLITVPIEQTMATIDGIVERRSISRFGLSVITLVFKDNVDLYWARAQVDQRLIEAQHDIPSGMGVPAMMPITTGLGEIYQYTLEVDNSHKSEYTPMMLRTLHDWIVRRNLLGTEGVADVASFGGFLRQIEIAVVPERLAAYQLSVADVLEKIQQNSGNSGGAYIERGERVAFIRTEGLVRSAADIENIVLKSTTKGLPLLVRDIATVHDGSAVRYGALTVGDSTEGVGGIVYMLKGANSSQVIEHVKKRTAEIENMLPPGITIVPYLDRSHLVQRTIHTVATNLTEGALIVIFILVLLLGNLRAGMIVASVIPLSMLFAIGLMNVFGVSGNLMSLGAIDFGLIVDGAVIIVEHVLHILSGVRIRSRDHAVGVIRDAVQEIRRNAAFGEGVILIVYLPLLTLVGIEGKMFVPMAQTVMFAIIGAFILSLTYVPMISALLLRNYKYSGRTMADRIMNGILRLYVPLRRFALRRTAALLTGAVALLVAAAAGFMSMGSEFIPTLAEGDFAVEVRLPTGSSLTQTVQVTHKAARILQERFPEVRSVVGKIGTTEIPLDPMPLEACDLMVMLKPRKEWTTAHTREALADTMQRALQEIPGVLFGFQQPIQMRFNELITGARQDVVLKIFGDDMQTLAALAAKVGDSVSHIPGVADLYIEPVEGLPQIVVKADREACAMLGVSVDDINTTVRAAFAGEVAGQYYESERRFDIVVRLNQTDRTSIADMERLTVNSSSGTLIPLPQVARIDYADGPNQIQREDGRRRIVIGFNVRDRDVNTIVTEAQQHLAGLSLPAGYEIQYGGQFENLQHASARLLIAVPASMLLILFLLYLTFHSVTETIMVFTAIPLSAIGGVAALELRGMPFSISAGVGFIALFGVAVLNGIVLLAAFRKIRTCGNSSILSVVVRGTTARLRPVVMTALVASLGFLPMALSTSDGAEVQRPLATVVIGGLITSTLLTLVVLPALYHVIYKRRTERQKTSKIGTLAILLLTLIPTVAYSQPTILSRSEVRARAMNTNLDVIIAASKALQADRLRGAALDIGPTTLSWSAGQMNSFEFDNSFSVHQSIPWPGKLNRTVKLFTEQAAEARIGEQWTRRTVTIELERTMDRIAFTRELISLYRHLDSLYTRSVLAAELRQRTGEATQLEVVHQQSQLLELRAREQQTSMQLQNLETQLQVLCGGERITIVDSVLQQRSQPADTTLSELAKTRYLQRIRTAQAKSDALSEWLLPSILIGYTNQSMIGIPLHSGQIATSTDRFHTLNIGIEVPLWYSPEQARKQQADLDLQLAHTEAERSITNAEFECLKIRNNIVALASVVAFYQGTARTESTTLETQGYQAYQHGEIDWLELQQSLQRALTININRLSSILEYNDAVLQLELLTGRN comes from the coding sequence ATGTTTAACCGAATTATTGCATTCTCGGTTGCCAACCCTTTAATAATAGGCATCGGTGTTCTTGCACTGTGTATTTGGGGCATTGTTAGTTTTTCGGCCTTGCCCATTGATGCGGTTCCGGATATTACCAATAACCAGGTGCAGATTGTTACGCTCTCACCCGCACTAGCACCACAAGAAATTGAGCGTCTGATTACTGTTCCAATCGAACAAACGATGGCCACAATTGATGGTATCGTTGAGCGCCGATCCATTTCTCGTTTTGGACTGAGTGTTATTACTCTCGTGTTCAAGGACAACGTAGATCTCTATTGGGCACGTGCACAAGTGGATCAACGGCTTATCGAGGCACAGCACGACATCCCCTCGGGAATGGGCGTGCCTGCCATGATGCCTATCACCACCGGGTTAGGCGAAATCTACCAGTATACACTAGAGGTCGACAATAGTCATAAAAGTGAATATACACCTATGATGTTGCGTACTCTGCACGACTGGATTGTTCGGCGCAATCTGCTGGGTACTGAGGGAGTTGCAGATGTAGCAAGTTTTGGCGGATTCCTTCGCCAAATAGAAATTGCTGTTGTTCCTGAACGTTTGGCTGCATACCAACTAAGCGTAGCTGATGTTTTGGAGAAAATTCAACAAAATAGTGGCAACTCGGGCGGTGCCTATATCGAACGCGGTGAACGCGTTGCCTTTATCCGTACCGAAGGACTGGTACGCTCAGCTGCCGACATTGAAAACATTGTTCTTAAAAGTACTACTAAGGGCCTTCCGCTTCTTGTACGTGATATTGCCACTGTACATGATGGTTCAGCCGTCCGGTATGGCGCTTTAACCGTTGGTGACTCTACCGAGGGTGTTGGCGGTATTGTGTATATGCTGAAAGGGGCTAACAGCTCGCAGGTAATTGAGCATGTTAAAAAGCGCACTGCAGAGATCGAAAACATGTTACCGCCAGGAATTACTATTGTCCCTTACCTTGACCGGTCTCACCTGGTTCAACGCACGATTCATACCGTGGCAACAAATCTTACAGAAGGCGCACTGATAGTAATTTTTATTCTGGTTTTACTGCTTGGCAACCTTCGTGCCGGCATGATCGTAGCCAGTGTGATACCGCTGAGCATGTTGTTTGCAATTGGTCTTATGAATGTATTTGGCGTTTCGGGTAATCTAATGTCGCTTGGTGCCATTGATTTTGGTCTAATCGTAGATGGAGCTGTGATTATTGTCGAGCATGTGCTTCACATCCTGAGTGGCGTTCGTATTCGTTCGCGCGACCACGCTGTTGGTGTTATTCGAGATGCAGTACAGGAGATTCGGCGAAATGCTGCCTTTGGCGAGGGTGTTATTCTGATTGTGTACCTGCCACTACTAACTCTTGTTGGTATCGAAGGGAAAATGTTTGTACCAATGGCTCAAACAGTAATGTTTGCTATCATCGGTGCCTTTATTCTAAGCTTAACATACGTGCCTATGATTTCGGCACTGCTCTTACGTAACTATAAATACAGTGGTCGCACAATGGCAGACCGGATAATGAACGGTATTCTGCGACTCTACGTGCCACTTCGCAGGTTTGCGCTTAGAAGAACAGCTGCTCTCCTTACCGGAGCCGTAGCTTTACTTGTAGCTGCCGCCGCCGGCTTTATGTCTATGGGAAGTGAGTTTATTCCCACTCTGGCCGAGGGCGACTTTGCAGTAGAGGTTCGTTTGCCCACGGGCAGTTCACTTACTCAAACAGTTCAGGTAACGCACAAAGCGGCACGCATCCTGCAAGAACGGTTCCCAGAAGTGCGCAGCGTGGTAGGTAAGATTGGAACAACCGAAATTCCCCTCGATCCGATGCCTCTGGAAGCTTGCGACCTTATGGTGATGTTAAAACCACGCAAAGAATGGACTACAGCGCATACTCGCGAGGCCCTTGCCGACACTATGCAGCGTGCTTTACAAGAAATTCCAGGAGTGCTATTTGGATTTCAACAGCCTATTCAGATGCGTTTTAATGAACTCATTACTGGTGCACGTCAGGATGTTGTATTAAAAATATTCGGCGATGATATGCAGACTCTTGCCGCTCTCGCGGCAAAGGTTGGCGACAGCGTTTCTCATATCCCCGGCGTTGCCGACCTGTATATCGAGCCGGTAGAAGGATTACCGCAAATCGTTGTTAAAGCAGACCGTGAAGCATGCGCGATGCTTGGCGTTTCGGTCGACGATATCAATACAACTGTACGAGCTGCATTCGCTGGTGAAGTTGCCGGACAGTATTACGAATCCGAACGACGCTTTGATATAGTGGTACGATTGAATCAAACAGACAGAACATCGATTGCCGACATGGAACGCCTTACCGTTAATTCTTCTTCCGGCACATTGATACCACTGCCTCAGGTAGCTCGAATTGATTATGCCGACGGTCCCAACCAAATACAGCGTGAAGATGGAAGACGCAGGATAGTAATTGGTTTTAATGTTCGTGACCGTGACGTGAACACCATTGTAACAGAAGCACAACAGCATCTTGCCGGTTTGTCTCTCCCAGCCGGATACGAAATTCAGTATGGCGGGCAATTTGAAAACCTTCAACATGCATCTGCCCGTTTGCTTATTGCTGTTCCGGCCTCAATGCTGCTGATTCTTTTCTTACTATACCTTACGTTTCATAGTGTTACGGAAACTATCATGGTATTTACTGCTATCCCACTCTCGGCTATAGGCGGTGTCGCAGCATTAGAACTGCGGGGGATGCCATTTAGCATTTCTGCCGGCGTTGGCTTTATTGCATTGTTTGGCGTAGCCGTTCTAAACGGCATAGTGCTTTTGGCAGCATTTCGAAAAATCCGTACGTGCGGCAATTCTTCTATCCTTTCCGTGGTAGTTCGGGGTACAACGGCACGGCTTCGTCCTGTTGTGATGACTGCACTTGTTGCCTCGCTCGGCTTCTTGCCAATGGCACTTAGCACCAGTGACGGTGCCGAAGTACAACGGCCATTGGCAACCGTAGTTATCGGCGGGCTGATTACCAGCACCTTACTCACACTTGTTGTTCTTCCTGCCCTGTATCACGTAATCTATAAACGTAGAACAGAACGCCAGAAAACATCTAAGATCGGTACCTTGGCCATACTACTGCTAACATTGATACCAACAGTAGCATATTCACAGCCAACAATACTCAGCCGCAGCGAAGTGCGGGCACGTGCAATGAACACCAACCTGGATGTTATCATTGCAGCAAGCAAGGCTCTTCAGGCCGACCGGTTAAGGGGAGCAGCATTGGATATCGGGCCAACAACACTTTCATGGAGTGCCGGACAGATGAATAGTTTTGAATTTGATAATTCATTTAGTGTACATCAAAGTATTCCATGGCCAGGCAAGCTAAATCGTACAGTAAAACTATTTACTGAGCAGGCTGCCGAAGCTCGGATCGGTGAACAATGGACGCGTAGAACAGTTACAATCGAGCTGGAGCGCACCATGGACAGAATCGCATTTACACGCGAGCTGATATCGCTATACCGTCACCTGGATAGTCTGTATACACGCAGCGTACTGGCAGCAGAGTTACGACAGCGCACCGGTGAAGCTACTCAGTTAGAGGTAGTTCACCAGCAAAGCCAGCTTCTGGAATTGCGCGCTCGTGAACAACAAACGTCAATGCAACTGCAGAACCTTGAAACTCAATTACAGGTACTGTGCGGAGGAGAACGTATTACCATTGTGGATTCAGTACTACAGCAGCGGTCTCAACCTGCCGACACTACTCTTTCTGAGCTTGCCAAAACACGCTACCTACAGCGTATTCGAACAGCACAGGCAAAATCAGACGCACTTTCCGAATGGCTCCTGCCAAGTATCCTGATAGGATATACCAACCAATCAATGATAGGGATACCATTACACAGCGGACAGATTGCAACTTCAACCGACCGTTTCCATACGCTCAACATAGGTATTGAAGTGCCGCTGTGGTATAGTCCGGAGCAAGCACGGAAACAACAGGCAGACCTCGATCTGCAACTTGCTCACACCGAGGCAGAACGATCGATAACCAATGCGGAATTCGAATGTTTGAAGATTCGAAACAATATCGTTGCTCTCGCCTCTGTTGTGGCATTTTATCAGGGCACTGCTCGCACCGAAAGCACAACCCTCGAAACACAAGGGTATCAAGCCTATCAACATGGTGAGATCGACTGGCTGGAGTTGCAACAAAGTCTTCAGCGCGCTCTAA
- a CDS encoding phosphoglucosamine mutase produces MPLIQSISGLRGTLGTSLSPHVIARHAVAAAAVLPDGHICVGTDGRPSGEWIRDIVVGALRACGRTVHVLGTVPTPTVQLNVEQSSAAGGIIITASHNPAEWNGLKFLGPDGVFLSPDKCSLLWEYAGTDASVLRLEQQAGTVNNITTAIDDHIGIVRRLPATLNLPPLQSDVVAVDAVNASGSVIVPRLLQRLGYSVAGINCNGSGIFPHKPEPIPENLTELAQAVTRFGACMGIAVDPDADRLVLIDETGTPIGEEYTVTLATLAVLDAIPDPANASIVVNYSTTRMVDDVAELYGAVVHRSAVGEINVVNKMRSVGAVIGGEGSGGVIYPECHSGRDAMVGITLITSHLRRKGISLRGLCNTIPAYHMVKQKIELHHTTMVPTILRNVAEMFSDARLSFDDGLHAAWGTHWVHVRSSNTEPIMRIIAEAPTREQALELARTVTSIATV; encoded by the coding sequence ATGCCTCTCATTCAATCCATCTCTGGTCTGCGCGGTACCCTTGGTACAAGTTTGTCACCTCACGTTATTGCCCGGCACGCCGTTGCTGCCGCAGCCGTCTTGCCTGACGGCCATATCTGCGTTGGTACCGACGGCCGGCCCAGCGGTGAATGGATACGTGATATTGTAGTGGGCGCCCTGAGGGCATGCGGACGTACGGTGCATGTGCTTGGCACGGTACCAACTCCAACTGTACAACTCAATGTAGAACAAAGCTCGGCCGCTGGTGGCATCATCATAACGGCCTCACATAATCCGGCAGAATGGAACGGTCTGAAGTTCCTCGGGCCTGACGGCGTCTTTCTCTCTCCCGACAAATGCAGTTTGCTCTGGGAATACGCTGGCACTGATGCCAGTGTACTTAGGCTTGAACAACAGGCCGGCACGGTAAACAATATTACCACTGCAATTGATGACCATATCGGCATTGTTCGGAGACTTCCCGCAACACTCAATCTTCCTCCACTGCAATCTGACGTTGTTGCTGTTGACGCAGTAAATGCATCGGGGTCTGTGATTGTCCCCAGACTGTTACAGCGGTTAGGATATTCGGTTGCCGGCATCAACTGTAACGGCAGCGGAATCTTCCCTCACAAACCCGAACCAATTCCTGAAAACCTTACGGAATTGGCCCAGGCCGTTACCCGCTTTGGTGCATGCATGGGAATTGCCGTTGACCCCGATGCTGACAGGCTGGTGTTGATTGACGAAACCGGTACACCAATTGGTGAGGAATACACCGTCACCTTAGCCACACTGGCTGTCCTTGATGCTATACCCGATCCCGCAAACGCTTCCATTGTTGTAAACTATAGTACTACCCGAATGGTGGACGATGTTGCCGAACTGTACGGCGCTGTGGTTCACCGCTCTGCTGTTGGCGAAATTAACGTTGTAAACAAAATGCGTTCCGTTGGCGCAGTCATTGGCGGTGAAGGCAGCGGCGGCGTGATCTATCCTGAATGCCACAGCGGACGTGATGCTATGGTTGGCATCACACTGATAACGTCCCATCTCCGCCGAAAAGGGATCTCGCTGCGGGGCCTGTGCAACACAATTCCCGCATACCACATGGTTAAGCAGAAGATTGAGCTGCATCATACTACCATGGTGCCAACAATACTCAGAAACGTTGCAGAGATGTTCTCGGATGCCCGGCTGTCGTTTGACGACGGACTCCATGCTGCGTGGGGAACACACTGGGTGCACGTGCGAAGCTCCAATACTGAACCAATCATGCGCATCATTGCCGAAGCCCCCACCAGGGAGCAGGCTCTTGAACTGGCGCGGACTGTAACATCGATTGCCACTGTATGA
- a CDS encoding sulfite exporter TauE/SafE family protein, whose amino-acid sequence MVVSYALFIALGFGIGTVGTLIGAGGGFILVPLMLLLFPDLSAQSITAISMAIVAINATSGSVAYMKSKRIDYRSGILFAIATIPGSVLGVLTTQVIPRTLFNIIFGIILFVVSGYLFAFGGKRKPLTRKAVQSGHTVRRFTDGDGHEYTYSYNLRHGIILSTLVGFFSPLLGIGGGIIHVPAMTEWLLFPAHIATATSHFILAIMATVSVIVHLVEGSYSQYLITLIVPLAIGVIPGALVGARLSKKVNGIFIVRALAVCLAIVGIRILWLAFL is encoded by the coding sequence ATGGTAGTAAGCTACGCACTGTTTATTGCGCTTGGCTTTGGTATTGGTACCGTTGGAACGCTCATCGGAGCTGGGGGCGGTTTTATCCTGGTACCGCTGATGCTGCTCCTCTTCCCGGACTTGTCGGCACAAAGTATCACCGCTATTTCAATGGCCATTGTTGCTATTAATGCCACATCGGGTTCAGTGGCCTACATGAAATCTAAACGTATTGATTATCGTTCGGGCATTCTTTTTGCCATTGCAACGATACCCGGTTCAGTTCTTGGTGTATTAACAACACAGGTTATCCCACGAACGCTGTTCAATATCATTTTTGGTATCATTTTGTTTGTTGTGTCGGGCTACCTGTTTGCATTCGGAGGTAAACGAAAGCCCCTTACCAGAAAAGCTGTTCAATCGGGACATACTGTACGACGTTTTACCGACGGCGACGGACACGAATACACGTATTCGTACAACCTGCGTCACGGCATCATCTTAAGTACCCTTGTTGGCTTCTTCTCGCCCTTGCTGGGCATTGGTGGCGGGATTATTCACGTGCCGGCAATGACAGAATGGTTGTTGTTCCCTGCCCACATAGCCACGGCAACATCTCACTTTATTCTGGCAATCATGGCAACGGTCAGTGTTATTGTGCATTTGGTGGAAGGCAGTTATAGTCAGTACCTGATAACGCTGATCGTACCGCTTGCGATAGGTGTTATACCCGGTGCCCTTGTTGGCGCACGCCTATCCAAAAAAGTCAACGGTATCTTCATCGTTCGTGCCCTGGCTGTCTGTCTTGCCATTGTGGGCATTCGAATCCTGTGGCTGGCATTTCTGTAG
- a CDS encoding aminopeptidase P family protein encodes MSFILSPFHAHRIVWVVVFLVALTVADGAAHQHRFIIEDSDGIPAEVYAQRRQRLIDSLPDNSFAIILAADVRNRQNDVDYEYRQNSNLLYLTGFPFPNCALLLSKNPFFAGGLETRELFFVRPRNPQRELWSGITAGAAEAATHYGLQFTAPYSQLTTVLATLLGEETSTVAGNQHNHDRIAVELRSSPRPDSLYVDGWPTSVVGLPLLDSAVFPGIATIQMLHDRFGYLPVKTRIPALAAMREVKDTAELRLMRKAVGITIAGHEAVIRNATARMAEYELEALMEYTFKKMGAEDVGYPSIVGSSYNACVLHYTANRRTTLTGDLVLADCGAEYHGYTADITRTFPINGRFTPEQRAIYNIVLEAQDSGIAACMNGAPFKAPHNAAVRVITKGLKKLGIITTDDQVKQYFMHGTSHYLGLDVHDAGTGGPLKVNSIITVEPGIYIPEGADCDPKWWNIGVRIEDDILITEHGPENMSAALTRTADGIERLMMK; translated from the coding sequence ATGAGCTTCATTCTTAGCCCCTTCCATGCCCATCGGATTGTGTGGGTTGTCGTCTTCCTTGTTGCCCTGACGGTTGCCGACGGTGCCGCACACCAACATCGTTTTATCATTGAGGATTCAGACGGGATTCCTGCAGAGGTGTATGCACAGCGCCGGCAGCGGCTTATCGACAGCCTGCCCGATAACAGTTTCGCCATCATCCTTGCCGCCGATGTTCGCAACCGTCAGAACGACGTTGATTACGAATACCGACAAAATAGTAATCTTTTATATCTTACAGGCTTCCCGTTTCCGAACTGCGCACTGTTACTGAGTAAAAACCCCTTTTTTGCAGGGGGCTTGGAAACGCGTGAATTGTTCTTTGTCAGGCCACGTAATCCCCAGCGCGAGCTCTGGAGCGGCATTACCGCCGGTGCTGCTGAGGCAGCAACACACTATGGATTGCAGTTTACAGCCCCGTACAGTCAGCTTACCACGGTACTTGCCACCCTCCTTGGCGAGGAAACATCAACAGTTGCCGGTAACCAGCACAATCACGATCGCATTGCCGTTGAATTGCGCTCATCACCACGTCCCGACTCGCTGTACGTTGATGGATGGCCCACTTCGGTGGTTGGGTTACCACTGTTAGACTCTGCCGTTTTCCCGGGCATCGCCACGATCCAAATGCTTCACGACCGGTTCGGATACCTGCCGGTTAAAACCCGGATACCTGCCCTTGCGGCAATGCGCGAAGTAAAGGATACCGCTGAATTACGATTAATGCGCAAGGCGGTTGGAATTACTATTGCCGGTCACGAAGCCGTTATCCGAAATGCCACAGCCCGGATGGCCGAGTATGAGCTTGAAGCTCTGATGGAGTACACGTTTAAAAAAATGGGTGCCGAAGATGTTGGCTATCCGAGCATCGTAGGTAGCAGCTACAACGCATGCGTACTGCATTATACCGCAAACCGGCGGACAACGCTTACGGGTGACCTTGTACTGGCAGACTGCGGCGCAGAATACCATGGCTACACCGCCGATATCACGCGCACCTTCCCCATTAATGGCCGGTTTACGCCAGAGCAACGGGCCATCTACAACATCGTTCTTGAAGCACAGGATAGCGGCATTGCAGCATGCATGAACGGAGCCCCTTTTAAGGCTCCACACAATGCTGCCGTACGCGTGATTACCAAGGGGCTTAAGAAACTGGGTATCATTACAACTGACGACCAGGTTAAGCAGTACTTTATGCATGGTACATCACACTACCTTGGACTCGACGTTCACGATGCCGGAACCGGCGGTCCGCTGAAAGTAAATAGCATTATAACAGTGGAGCCGGGTATTTACATACCCGAAGGCGCAGACTGCGATCCTAAATGGTGGAATATCGGCGTCCGCATCGAAGACGATATCCTGATAACCGAACACGGGCCTGAAAATATGTCGGCAGCACTGACACGTACTGCCGACGGAATAGAACGGCTGATGATGAAATAG
- a CDS encoding NAD(P)/FAD-dependent oxidoreductase yields MSTGTKLKVVIIGGGFGGLAAAKALRSNRVQVTLIDRTNHHVFQPLLYQVATAALSAADVAQPIRSVLRGRENVHVIMDNVEHIDGNSSTVIGQNGIYQYDRLIVAPGSRHSYFAHSEWEQYAPGLKTLEDALDIRTRLLMTFEEADQIVELQQLPHKLTFVIVGGGPTGVEMAGAIAEISARTMLPDFPRISRDDIRVILVEASPRLLAAFHPDLSERALDQLTALGVEVLLNTRVVGVSSSHLDVEGNGTTQSITTHNIIWAAGNSASALLTDLQTPLDRLGRAIVQPNLTLPGNPHVYVIGDAAHFEVAGGTTLPGVAQTAMQMGAFAAESILLETQGKRTSSRVFRYRDKGSMATIGRARAIMQIGRLRASGFIAWFAWAAIHIMALISFRNRLKVLIEWMWFYVSFQPGARILHRIQEQTRTTPHPSEHELHS; encoded by the coding sequence ATGTCAACCGGAACAAAACTCAAGGTTGTAATTATCGGCGGAGGCTTTGGCGGACTTGCAGCCGCAAAGGCACTACGAAGTAACCGCGTTCAGGTAACACTGATTGACAGAACCAATCACCATGTATTCCAGCCCCTTTTGTACCAGGTTGCAACCGCTGCATTGTCAGCCGCGGATGTGGCACAGCCTATCCGGTCCGTCCTTAGGGGAAGAGAGAACGTTCACGTCATCATGGACAACGTTGAGCACATTGATGGTAACAGCTCAACGGTGATCGGACAAAACGGCATTTACCAGTACGACAGACTCATCGTGGCGCCGGGTTCCCGGCATTCCTATTTTGCCCATTCGGAGTGGGAACAGTACGCACCCGGATTAAAAACTCTTGAAGACGCCCTGGATATCCGGACAAGACTGCTGATGACGTTCGAGGAGGCTGACCAGATAGTTGAACTGCAGCAGCTACCACATAAGCTAACCTTTGTTATCGTAGGCGGTGGGCCAACCGGTGTGGAAATGGCAGGCGCCATTGCTGAGATTTCTGCCCGCACCATGCTTCCCGATTTCCCTCGCATCAGCAGGGATGATATCCGCGTTATCCTGGTTGAAGCATCGCCCCGCCTGCTTGCTGCCTTTCACCCCGACTTGTCGGAACGCGCACTGGACCAGCTTACAGCATTAGGCGTTGAAGTTCTGCTAAATACTCGCGTCGTCGGCGTTAGCTCATCGCATCTTGATGTAGAAGGCAACGGCACAACACAGTCAATTACCACCCACAACATTATCTGGGCCGCGGGCAACAGCGCCTCGGCACTGCTGACCGATTTGCAGACGCCTCTCGACCGTTTAGGCCGTGCAATCGTACAACCCAATCTGACGCTTCCCGGAAACCCCCATGTGTACGTAATTGGTGATGCTGCGCACTTTGAAGTTGCCGGTGGGACCACACTTCCGGGCGTTGCCCAAACAGCAATGCAGATGGGCGCATTTGCCGCCGAGAGTATCCTTCTTGAAACACAGGGGAAACGAACGTCCAGCCGCGTGTTCCGCTACCGCGATAAGGGGTCGATGGCAACAATTGGCAGGGCCCGGGCAATTATGCAGATTGGCAGATTGCGCGCCTCCGGCTTCATTGCCTGGTTTGCATGGGCTGCCATTCATATCATGGCTCTGATCAGTTTTCGGAACAGACTCAAGGTTCTGATTGAATGGATGTGGTTTTACGTTAGCTTTCAGCCCGGAGCCCGCATTCTGCACCGAATTCAGGAACAGACCAGAACTACTCCGCATCCCTCCGAACATGAGCTTCATTCTTAG